In a single window of the Nicotiana tomentosiformis chromosome 8, ASM39032v3, whole genome shotgun sequence genome:
- the LOC104113817 gene encoding protein LIGHT-DEPENDENT SHORT HYPOCOTYLS 10-like — MMSSNEKIREVGEGSSSRSSSGGAITIAPPDHHQPQPPLPPPPQLSRYESQKRRDWNTFGQYLKNQRPPVPLSNCNYNHVLDFLKYLDQFGKTKVHLHGCLFFGQPEPPGPCTCPLRQAWGSLDALIGRLRAAYEENGGLPESNPFASGAIRVYLREVRDSQAKARGIPYKKKKKKRNMQIKTSKTAAVAATFQLQSS, encoded by the coding sequence ATGATGTCATCaaatgagaaaataagagaagtaGGAGAAGGATCATCATCGAGATCATCATCAGGTGGCGCTATTACTATAGCGCCACCCGATCATCATCAGCCACaaccaccactaccaccaccaccacagcTGAGTCGATACGAGTCACAAAAACGTCGGGATTGGAACACTTTCGGACAATACTTGAAAAATCAAAGACCCCCGGTTCCACTATCAAACTGCAACTACAACCATGTGTTAGATTTTCTTAAATACCTCGACCAGTTTGGTAAGACTAAGGTTCACTTACATGGTTGTCTGTTTTTCGGACAACCCGAACCGCCCGGACCATGTACTTGTCCTCTTAGACAAGCATGGGGAAGTCTTGATGCTTTAATTGGAAGACTTAGAGCTGCTTATGAAGAAAATGGTGGTTTACCAGAGAGTAATCCATTTGCAAGTGGTGCTATAAGAGTTTATTTAAGAGAGGTAAGAGATTCTCAAGCTAAAGCAAGAGGAATTCCttataagaagaagaaaaagaagagaaatatGCAAATTAAGACTAGTAAGACTGCTGCTGTTGCTGCGACCTTTCAGTTACAATCTTCTTGA